GATTCCAAATCTTGCGGTGGGAGGGGCGCTTGTTGAGTGGAAGCCGTGGAGCTGGCGTTTTGATCCGTGATTGGAGCGGTTGGATTTTGTGAAGCTGGCGTTGTGTTTTGCGCAGCGGCAGAGGAATCGGATTTGGGTTTAGTCATTGGAATTTATGGTGTTTAAGACTTCAGTAAGAGCGGCGAGATTGTAGGCGTACGGCATGCGCATGGGGCCGAGGAGTCCAAGAAATCCTTCGTAATCATCGAATTGATATTTTCCAACAATGAGACTGCAACTTTCGATTTGCGGGAGTAAATTTTCTTCGCCGATAAAAATTTTGGGCTCCGGCGTGAGGTCGAGGGAATTGAGAGTTTTCAGGAAACAAGTTCCTTCTTCCAGGGCTTCGACCACTTGGCTGGCCGCGAGTGGGTGTTCGAGAAATTCGGGTTGTTTCAACATATTGGAAACCCCGAGATAAAAGGTGCGTTGATTCTCCGGGATGCTGGCAAATGCGATGTTGGGAATGGCTTGAGCGAGGAGTGAAACCGCATCGTAAACTCGTTCTTTGGCTTTGAGCGCGTGGCGTTGTTTTTGGATTTTTTCGAGATTGGTGCGCGCGAGACGTTCGGCTTTTTCGTAATCCGCAAGTTTGTCGATGTAGAGGCGATATCCCTTGGTGGTGGGAATGCGGCCTGCGGACGTGTGAGGTTGGAAAATAAATCCTTCGTCCTCGAGAAAAGCCATGTCATTGCGAATCGTGGCCGGGCTTACGGATAGTTGGTATTTCACCAAAATCGTCTTGGAGCCCACGGGTTCCGCGGTTTGAATGAAGTGCTGAATGATGGAAGCGAGAATTTTTTCTTTGCGAGGGTCGATGGGAAGCATGAGGGTATTATAGAGGGCCGAAGAGGGAAAGAAAAGTGCTAAACATAAGATTGTTCACCTGGAGCAATGCCTAAGATACGGTCAATGAGCTCTGCGGGATTTTGATGAGTCTCTAGAAATTTTTGAAAGCAATTTTCGTCTGGGCTGGGGTGTTCCTGGCATAGGGGGAGGTTTTTTCCTAGGGTTAAAAATGATTTCGGGATTGATGTATTGGAATCGCTTGATTCTATAGTCATTTTTGCGCTGATTTCTTTCATTATTTTTTCGATTTTTTCCGGTGCTAAATGTCGGTTTAATGCAGGGTGGAGTTGGGTTGTTTCCTCTTCTGGGCATTCTTCAATCCATTGAGAGGCGAGTGTTGAGAGAAATTTTTGACGCAATTTCGGGGTGATGTTTTCTCCGGTCATTATGTTTAGAAATAAAGCATAAGATCTAAGATTGATATAATTCCCTCGTGCTCTTTCTTCCCTTGTGTCGCAAGGGAGTTCTGTCTCATGTAAACTTAAAATTCCTATAATTCCCATGCGCGTTCCGTCTTTTTTATAGGTAGGTTCTAAGTCTAACTTTTGGATAAATTCCACTTCAAAGGCTGGGCTATCTATAATTTCCCATTCGATGTCAGTCCAAGGGGGAGTTATGTCTTGAAATAAATAAGCGCTTATTTGATCGGCAGAAATAGAAGTTGCAAGGCCTTTTTTCTTAATGAGCTCAGCAAGAATTCGGCCTCTTCTGTCGCAGACTTTTTTAAATATTTCTTCCGACTGTTGTTCATTTGATTCTTCCTCGGATTGTGATGAATCATTCTTTAAAGAATTCATGATTAATATCTTAGTAATATTTTTTCTTTTGCCGCTATGGCTACATTGATTTCATCATCTGGTTATTTATGTTTTAAAATTGCTCCGATATGCTTGTTCCCGGGGAGTGGTTCCCATTCTTTTTCCGTACTCCATCCTTCGATCCTTTCTAAAATTGTACGGACATAAGTAGAAACTTGTGGAATCGCGGTCTCCGAGCAAGGTTCAACCACATATAATAAACGATTTTTTTTCCCTAGAGCTTTCAGTACATGACTTAATCGAGTCTCGCGTGTAATGCCTGAGGCGGTTTTTTGGAGATCTGTGGGGTCGAGTAAGTGATGGCTTCTCGGTACAGCTAAACCGGTAGATATCATTGTCACTTGCTCAGTAGAAGGTAAAGCGTCGCTTGAAGTCTCAGCCCCTAAAGTCAATAAAATTTGATTTATTCGATTTTCTATTTCAAAAAACTCAATAAGTTTTCTCAACATTTCTTGATCTGGTGAGAAATTATTAACAGCGGTTAATTTACTAATATGATCGGTTAGGACCAGTGGAGCTACTCGAAGACTGGTTCCTGAAAAAAGGTCAAGGACTTCACTGCCTTGAGGTATATTTTCTGCAAGCCATGTGGTTACACGGGGGCCCTTTTTTCTTTGTTTAGCTGCTTCTGAAGTTATTCCAACCCGTGGATCTGCATGGGAAACAGCAATGGTTTGGGCTTTTACTCGATCTGAATATTCTCGGTAAGCCTCTTTTAATGAACGCATAATTTTTAATTTAAAAGGAGAGGCATAATAAAATATAAAACAAAAATTGTCAATACTCCTTGGAGGTTTTTTGAATTTTATTGGATTTTTTATCCCATCATGTATCCCACCAAATCCACGACACGGTTGGAGTAGCCCCATTCGTTGTCGTACCAGGCCAGGACTTTGACGAGGTTGTCGCCCATGACCATGGTTGAGAGTCCGTCTACAATGGAGGAATGCGGATCGCCTTTGTAATCAATGGAGACGAGTGGTTTTTCACTGAATTTGAGAATGTTTTTCATCGGACCTTCCGCGGCTTTTTTAAGAGCAGCGTTGATCTCTTCGACGGTCGCGGGTTTGCTCACTTCCACCACAAGATCCACGATGGAAACTGTGGGGGTTGGCACGCGAATCGCGAGTCCGTGGAGTTTTCCTTTGAGTTCCGGAATCACGAGGCTGATGGCTTTGGCTGCACCGGTGGTGGTGGGGATCATGGAGAGGTTGGCGGCTCGGGCGCGGCGCAGGTCCTCGTGCGGGAGGTCGAGAATGCGCTGATCGTTGGTGTACGCGTGAATCGTGGTCATGAGACCTTTTACAATGCCCCAGTTGTCTTGAAGCACTTTGGCGACTGGAGCGAGACAGTTGGTGGTGCAGGAGGCGTTGGAAATGATGTGGTGTTTGGTTGCGTCGTAATCTTTTTCATTCACTCCCATGACTACGGTGAGGTCCATTTCTTTTCCCGGAGCGCTGACAATCACTTTTTTGGCGCCGGCATCGATGTGTTTTTGGGCGCCTGCGCGATCGGTGAAAAATCCCGTGCATTCGAGCACCACGTCGACTTTTTCTTTGGCCCAGGGGAGTTTGGAGGGATCTCTTTCCGAGAGCATGAGGATTTTTTGGCCATCCACGGTCATTTCGTTTTCACCTGTGACTTGGATGTCGGCTTTGAATTCTCCATATAAGGAATCATATTGAAGTAAATGCGCGAGGGTGGCGTTGTCGCCGAGGTCATTGATGGCCACGATATCGAACATTTTTTTGAGGGCATTGGCGCGGAACACATTGCGCCCGATTCGACCGAATCCGTTGATGGCAACGCGAGGAAGCATGGGAAGAAATTTTAAATTATAAATTTTAGATTGAGAATGCGGGGAGATCATTCCTTGACAGTGAAATGGCTTAAATAAGCCATTATTTTATGTGAAAAGTGTGCCCGGGCACACTTTTAGTATGTCCAAGACGTAGGATATACGCGGAGAGGATGAAGGGTCAATGGCGTGTGGGGATTTTTTTTGTTAAATTAAAGCCATGGATCAAGCTTTTATTCAACATGTGGTTCAAGTTCTACGCCAAGGCGGAGTGGTGGCTCACCCGACTGATACCTGTTATGGGTTGGCCGCGGATATTTTTAATGAAAAAGCACTACGCCATTTATATGAAATGAAAGGCATGGCGTCGGAGAAGCCCGTGAGTATTTTGGTTCGATCCTTGGAGGAGGCGAAACGGTTTGGAGAATTTTCTCTGTTGGCAATACGATTGGCGGAACGATTTTGGCCCGGGCCGCTGACGTTGGTGGTGCCGCGAACGCCAGAGTTGCCTTTGTTTTTAAATCCTGAAGTGAGTGAAGTGGGGATTCGATTCATTGATGAGCCGATTTCGAAAGCGATGTTGGCGGCATTTGGTGGCCCGGTTACGACGACAAGCGCAAACGCGCATGGGAAGCCGAGTCCTTATGGTGTGGAGGAGATTTCCGTGGAAGCGGATGCGATTTTGGATGGAGGCGGGTTGAATCGTGCCCAAAAACCCTCGACCTTGATTCGGGTGGTTGGGGATAAGGCGGAAATTTTACGAGAGGGGAGTCGGGTGGAGGAGTATAAGAAGGCGATTCAGGAATTGGAGAGATGAAAAAGAGGGTGTAAGGGGGGGGGGCGCACTTCGCTAACGCTTCGTGCGTGTTGTAATTTAATAGGTTTGCACGCCGTACCGGTACGGCGAAGTCAGGTTGAAAATCCGTAATTCTCGAGTTTCTCAAGCAAAAATGTCAAGGCGTTGATTTTTATGCTTTGATCCATTCAATTAATTCCGTTACGGAGTGTACCCCGAAAATCACCAGAGCTCCGGAACACAAAATTCCAATGGATAAGAGAATCAAGGCGTTCCAATAACGAACCCCAAATAAAAAGGCGATCAGGGAGCCCAGCCATGCGCCGGCCATAGGCAAGGGGAGTGCAACGATTCCGATTAAAAACAGGGAACCGAATTCTTTGAATTTTTTGGAATGTTCGTGCCGCGTTTTTTGGAAAAGACGTGTGAGGGTGGTGTTCCACCAAGGGTATCGTGCCATGAGAAATTGGCTTACCGGGTCTAAAAATCGCAAGACCAAGGATACGGCTAGAATATTTCCCAGGGCGGCCAAGAGAAAAGCTTCCCATAAATTCATATGAAATAATCCTAGGGCCATAGAGAGTGCTCCCCTTACTTCAAAAATGGGAAGCGCTCCCATTCCGATGGTCGTCAAAACTTGAAGAATTTTTTCCGTGAGCATTTGTGGAGTTTATTTTTTGAGAAATTTTGGATTTTTCCGAACTCCAATCAGAGCGAGCAGAGCGAAGAGGAGAGCAAAGTGACAATAAACGGATGGGAATATAACTCTTAGTGAGGGCAAAACGACAATAAAAATGAAGGCAGGGAGAAGGGAAAGGAGAACCGCAAGAAGGGTATAGAGATAAATGTTATGCCATGCTTTTTCATGTTTTTGATTCAATGCCAAAAGAAGAAGAATGGAACTGATGGCGATGTAGCCAAAGTAGTACCACCAATAAATGGTCATGAGTACGATCCCGCCTATTTCTCTATAGAAGAGGTGTTTGATAGTGACGAAAAAGGTGCCGCAACTGGCTTCGGCGATAAAATTGGGGGCCAGGAGTGCGAAAATCCCGAATACGATTGTTGGGAGATAAATTAAAAAGCTGAGCCAAAGCGGGGAGGGTTTGTTTCGCGTGATGTGAACGACAAAGTCCAAACCCAAGGCGGGAAGAAGGTGGTAAGAAAGGAATCCGATTTTGGCCCACAACATTTTTTGTTCGGTCGAGCACAGCATGAATTCCGAGAATTGGTACATGCCCAAGGCGTAAAGAAAAATCACTAAAATTTTTACCGCAGTGGTTCGTTTGGCGGTGAAGTAAATGTAGGCTCCGGTGAAGAATTCAATGGCTGCGGTGATGAAGGATACCTTAGGAGTGAAGCACATGGGCTTTAATGGATTTTTAATAAATATTTAAAGAGATTATGTAGGAATTTTTAAAGAAAGAAAAGAAGAAATTCGGGGAAGGCACTTCGCTCACCTACGGCTCGCTTCGTGCCTGGCGTATAAAATTGTTATACAATATTTGTATCTGTCCGCAAGTCGATTCTTTTGGTTTTATGCAATTCATTGTTGACATTGTTTTTGTGGGTGAGTAATTTTATGCACATAACAAGCGATCAAAAAAATTATACACAAGTTGTACACAAGTTTTGAACATCAATCCGTACTGCTTCAAGAGACCCTTGAATATTTGAAAATCGAGCCCAAGGATCAAGTGGTGGATGGCACCCTGGGTTTAGGGGGGCATGCTCTCTCCATTTTGGGTCAACTCGGTTCTGGCGGACACTATTATGGCTTTGATCTTGATGAAACGAATCTCGCTCAAGCCAAACAACGACTCAAGGAGTTCTCGTCTCACGTTACTTTCTTTCACGATAATTTTGCTCATTGTCAGGATCGGCTTAACTCGATAGGAGTGAGTTCGGTTTCAAAGATTTTATTGGATTTGGGGCTTTCTTCGCCTCATGTCGATGATTCGACTCGCGGGTTTTCCCTTCAAAAAGAGGGTCCGCTCGATATGCGATTTGATCGTTCTTCCGGTATGACTGCGGCCGAGGTTTTAAACACTTGGTCTGAAGAGGATTTGCGCCATATCTTTTATCGCTATGGCGAGGAACGGTACGCGCCCAAGGCGGCGTCTCTCATTGTAGAGAGGCGTCGAGAAAAGAAATTTGAAACCACGTCCGAGCTTCGCGCTGTGATTCATGAGATTATGACACATCCCGCGGATGAGCGGCGCATGTCCACCCGCATTTTTCAGGCCTTACGCATTGCAGTGAATGACGAACTTGAGGTCTTAGGGAAAGCCATCCCTCCTTTGCTTTCCCTCCTCAAGCCCGGTGGTCGTATGGTGGTTCTGAGTTATCACTCCTTGGAAGATCGGATCGTAAAACAGGCGTTCAAGTACGCGGTTCAAACCTGCCATTGTCCGCCTCAAGTGCTTCAATGCACCTGTCCTCGTGATCCTTCCTTTCGTCTCCTCACAAAAAAGCCGATTGTTCCCACAGATTTAGAAATTCAATCCAATCCTCGCAGTCGCAGTGCCAAGCTTCGCGCTATAGAGCGCTTGTAAATTTCCCTTCTCCTCCCCATGTCTCATCTTATTCTCACTCACGAACAGAATCCTGATTTTACGCCCTCGTCGCATCGGTCGACCGCCACTGCCTTTAAGATTCAGATGGGGCCAATGACTGCTGTGATTTTGATGTTTATTTTGATTGCGTTTATGGGGTTGATTTCATTGACGCATCTAAATTCGATGTCTACGAAAGGTTATGTTTATAGCAAACTTGAGGATGATTACAACCGGTTGGTGGAAGATGGAGAGATCAATGAAATGCTGATTTTGCAGGCACGTTCGATTCAAAATATTCAAAATAGTCCTTATGTTGCAGGGATGGTGAAGCCGGATCGTATCGCGTATGTGGAAAGTCTCACCGGGGTTGCGAATGTAGAGCAGTAGTTGAAGAATTCGAGATAAGGTTTTAAGTCAGTTATTCCTGGGTTAGGAATAAGCCAGTCAAGATTCCCCACATGGGTCCGTAGGGAGTCTTGATTTATCTTGGGAAGAGAAAATGCGGGGGAGCGCACTTCGCTGCGCTTCGTGCGTGGGGTCCGGGGGGGATTTTTGAATAAGTGGACAGAAGGAAATGCTGGAAAAATGCAGGCTTCCTTCGCTTCGCTACGGAAGTGGGGTCCGTAGGGAGTCTTGATTTATCTTGGGAAGAGAAAATGCGGGGGAGCGCACTTCGCTGCGCTTCGTGCGTGGTGGAGAGATTTTTGAATAAGCAAAAATAGCGAGAGAAAAAATGCAGGCTTCCTCCGCTTCGCTCCGGAAGTGGGGTCCGGGGGGGGGATTTTTGATTGAGTATGAAGGGGGACGATTTTATTTTTATTGTAACATTTTTTCAGCCTCTTCTTGTTCTTGAAGCATTACTGCGGTACGAAGCTCTTCTTGCAATCCTTTTATGAATTGATCGAATTTTGTACGATAAGCTTTTACGTCTTCTAAGAGAGGTGTTTCTGTGGTGTCGGCAAAACTTCCTGAACGGTTTTTTAGTTTGTTAAATTCAACTTTTAATTCTCTCCAGGTTGTATCTATTTGGTCTTTTTTATTTTGTGAGATTTTGGGTTGAGCATATATAGATTGAAATAAAGTCCCGAATTCGGGTGAATTTATATAGGTTTTAATCTCTGTTACTAATTCTTGAGCGGTGGGCTCCTTTTTTTCTTCTGGAGTTTTTTTTGCTGAAGGTGGTTCTGGAGGTTGATTTTCAAGTTTTCCCATATTTATTTTTGTTGAAATGTTAATGTTCTTATTATTATAACAAAAAATAAGGAAAATTTCTAGGTTAACTTGTTTGAATTTTTTCGTGATTTTCAGTTGGGATGGGCATGGGGGACTTAAAGGCCCATCCTTGCTTTCGAATTGGCGGTGAGGCGTTCGGTGAAGATTTCGCGGGCTTTGGGAAGGTTTTCGGGTTTGCCGGCCCAGGCTGCAAGAGGCGGGCCTTGGAGAGCGCGAGCGTAGGAGAAGGTGAGTTGCCAGGGAGCGTTGAGTTTTTTGCCGACTTGATTGATGGCTCGTAAGTTTTCTGTGGCTTGTTCCGCGGTTTGGCCTCCGGAAAGGAATACGATTCCCGGGACTTCTGCGGGTACGGTTTTTTTGAGGCAGCGAATGGTGGCTTCGGCGATTTGTTCCGGGGAAGATTGAGCCGGGCATTTGTTGCCCGGGATCACCATAGAAGATTTGAGAATAAGGCCCTTGAGATCGACGTGGTATTCGCGAAGCGCATCGAAACAGATTTCTAGGGTGCGGGTTGTGACTTCTTCGGCGCGTTGAATGTCGTGGTCGCCGTCGAGCATCACTTCGGGCTCGATCATGGGAACGATATTGGCGGCCTGGCAGAATCCGGCGTACAAGGCCATTACCATTGCATTGGCTTTGATGCAGGCTTCAGTGGGGAGGTTGGGGCCGATGGTGATGACACTGCGCCATTTGGCGAACCGGGCACCCATGGCGTAATACTCTTTCAATCGAGTGTCGAGAGCGTCGAGGCCCACGCTGATTTTTTCTCCGAGAAATCCGGGCATGTCCTTGAGCCCCATATCGACTTTGATTCCGGGAAGGACACCGATGGACTCAAGGTGTTTTGTAAAAAGAGTGCCGTCGGACATGGTTTGGCGGATGGTTTCATCGTACAAGATTACACCACTGAGTGCGTTTTCAATGCTTTGAGTGCCGAGAAAAAGCTCGCGGTATTGGCAACGATTTTCAGGAGTGGATTCCATTTGGATCGAGGCGAGGCGTTTGGTTGCCGTGGCATTGCTTTCGTCTGCGGCTAAGATGCCTTTGTTTGGGGCCACCATTTTTTGAGCAATCGAGTAAAGATCCGTCATACGTCGGAGGAGTTAGAAAATAGCGGTTTGAGCATAGCAAAATGATGTAAATTGCAAAAGAGTTTCGGACACGCTATTCTTCGCGTGTAAATTTTCCTTATTCTTTAATGCTTTTTATATGATTCGAGTTGGCATCAACGGGTACGGTCGTATTGGTCGTGATTTTCATCGACAAATTTTAAAACGAGACGACATTCAAGTCGTTGCGGTGAATAGCCGTGCGGATGCGGCGTCGCATGTGCTTTTGTTAAAATACGATTCGATTTATGGAATTTTGGATGCGGACATTAAAGTGGTGGGCAATGATTTTTCCGTGAATGGAAATGTGGTGAAAGTTTTTCAGGAAGCCAAGCAGGAAAATGTGCCATGGGGATCGTTGGATGTAGATGTCGTGATTGAGGCCACGGGACGATTTACAACTCGAGAAACAACAGAACCACATCTCAAGGCCGGGGCGAAAAAAGTGTTGGTTACTGCGCCGTGTAGCGATCCTACGATTCAAACCATCGTGATGGGAGTGAATAACCACGAACATGATCCGAAAAAATACGATATTTTATCGAATGCTTCTTGCACCACGAATGCGTTGGCTCCAACCATGAAAGTGTTGGAAGAAACGTTTGGCATTGAGTCTGCGATTGTGACTACGATTCACGCGTTCACGTACACGCAAAATTTGCTCGACAATTCCAATCCGGAAGACATGCGTCGCGCGCGTGCCACCACGCAATCCGTTATTCCCACCACGACCGGGGCTATGGCTGCGATTTGGAAAGTGATTCCTTCCCTTAAAGGCAAAGTGGATGGGATGGCGTTCCGCGTGCCGGTGGCCACGGTGTCGGTGTTGGATTTGAAAGTGGATTTGAACCGCGATGTGTCGGTGGGGGAATTGAATAAAGCGTTTTTGAAGGCTGAGGAAGGAGCGTTGGCCGGGATTTTGGCCACCTCGAATGAACCGTTGGTTTCCATTGATTACAGTGGAAATACGCATTCCGCGATCGTGGACATGCTTTCCACTAAGGTGGTGTTGGGGCGAAAAGCGCAAATTATTGTTTGGTATGACAATGAATGGGGGTATGTGGCTAGGATTATTGATCTTATCAAGTGGATGGCCTCATAATTTTCTCCTATGAAACCTAAAAACCATCCGGATCTCAGTCGTGTGTTGGAGGCGATCGGCAACTCGGTCAAGGAAATTGCCACGCATATTCATACCGTGGATCTCGGCAAAGTCGGGACCGTGAATGCGTTTGGTGAGGAGCAGCTCGCGCTCGACATGCTTTCCAATAAAATCGTTCAAGATCATTTGACCCGAACCGGGCTTGTGGCGCTCATGGCGTCCGAGGAAATGGAGCAGGAGGTTCGGTTGCCGGAGGGGCGATTTTCTGTGGTTTTTGATCCGTTGGACGGGTCGTCGCTCGTGGATGTGAATTTGGCGGTGGGCACGATTTTTGGCGTGTATGAAGGGAGAGAAGTGGTGGGGCGAAAGGGACGTGAAATGATTGCCGCCGGGTTTGCGGTGTATGGGCCACGGACCACATTGGTGATTTCGCACGGGGAAGGTGTGAATGAGTATCGATTGGTGCGGGGAGCCGAGTCAGGGGTGGAATGGCAGTCGGCGCGACAGGGGATTATGGTGAAGGAAGGCAAAATGTTTGCTCCCGGGAATTTGCGTGCGGTGGCGGATCGTGCGGATTATCTCGAGTTGGTGCGATGGTGGATGGAACAGGGCTACACATTGCGTTATTCCGGGGGAATGGTGCCGGACATCAATCAGATTTTGCTCAAGGGAAAGGGAATTTTTTCGTATCCCGGATACAGTGAAGCGCCGCAGGGTAAGTTGCGTCTTTTGTTCGAGTGCGCGCCCATGGCGTACTTGCTCGAGCAGGCGGGCGGTGCGGGCTCGGATGGGACAATGCCGATTTTGGATAAAACCATTGAGTCGATTCATCAACGAACGCCGGTGTATTTGGGGTCTAAGGAGGAGGTGAAGCGGTGCGAGGAGAGGTTGGGCAGACACGGAGCATTTTAGATTCAAAGGGTTTGCTCATTGCTTGGTTTTTAAAAGTAAAATGTTTTAAATAAGCCAAAAATGGATGCAAAAACTCTGCCCGGGCAGAGTTTTTCTCTGGTGTTTTTTTGTCTTTCCATGATTTAATGGAACCCACAAAATCAGTTTATTTTTTTCATGCAAAAATCGTTTTTTTCATCCGCCATTCTAAAATTTGGGAAGAAAGAAAAAAATGCGGAGGAGCGTACTCCGCTACGCTTCGTGCGTGCCCTAAAAAGAAATAAGCCCAAGCCGGATGAAGATCGGGTGCAGCAGCTTGTGGCTTCGTGCCAAAACGGCGATGTGGAGGCGTTTGGGGTGTTGTACGATTTGTTTGTGGATTCGATTTATCGCTACGTGTATTACCGCATGGATAAGGAGGAAGTGGAGGATGTGGTGGAAAATATTTTTGTGCGGATTTGGGAAAATATCGACAAATACAAGCCCGGCGAATGTGCGTTTTCGGCGTGGCTTTTTCGCATCGCGCACAACTTGGTGGTGGATCATTATCGATTTCATCGTAAACACATTTCGCTTCGGGAACGTTTGCCCAAACATTTGAATCAATCGAGTGACGACCCGGTGGATTGGACGCAGAAAAAAATGAGCCAAAAAGTTTTACGAGAGGCGTTGATGGAATTGAAAGAACCGTATCAACAAGTTTTGGTTCTCAAATATTTGAATGGAATGAATAATCTTGAAATCGCATCTGTATTGCAGCGCAACGCAGGCAATGTGCGCATTTTGCAGTACCGTGCGCTCAAGGCGCTCAAGGATATCTTGAAAGAGCGTAACATTTAATCTTTTTGTACGTTGTACACCGTGGAATATGCTTACTAAATGGCTTCACTATCATCATCGGCTGGATCGGGTGGAAGAGATGCTCACGCGTCTCGCCTCGTTTGTGCCCGAGGTCCCGGCCGTGCAAAAAAAGCGGTTGAAAAATCGAGTGTTTTCGTGCGTGGAGAAGTCGATTGCCGAAGAGAGTTTAAATTTCGAAGATCTTGAAAATGAATTGCAGAAATTAACCTTAACCGTGGCGCCGACCGCGGCGTTTAAACTCAACACCAAACGCAATTTGTTGGATGTTTTTACATTGAGAAAACATCGCGTGTGGCTGGGGGATTTGGTGGCAAGTTTTTGGAGGCAAAGACGGCTTGCTTCGACGTTAGTGGCGTGTGTTTTGTTGCTCACGATCGGGTTTGGGTACATTGCTCAATTTCCTCAAGTGTTTGCGGCAAAGGTCAGTGGGATTCAGTCGTTCCAAGGCGAAGTGATGGTGGATCGCGGGGCTGAATCGTTGGCGGTGGAAGATGGATTTTTGGTCATGGAAGGAGATGTGGTGCGCACCGGAGGCAATGGGTGGGTGACCCTGGCTTTTGAGGATGATAGTTTGGTGACTTTAGGGCCTTCGACCATTGTGGTGTTGTCTCGAGTTTGGTCTGACCCGCAGAATGAGGCCAAAACCGCGGTTCATTTGGATTTACAACAAGGTTTGTTGTGGGCCACGGTTGTGAATTTATTGCCCGGAGAGTCTTCGTTTGTCATAAATATTGGACAGAGAGAGACCATGGCATCGTTTTCCGTGGATCGCAAAGCCATGTTTGATGTGTCGGCTTTGACTGAACAGCCTGTGACGTTGCGTGTTTTTGATCAATTGGTTGATTTTACAACTCAGGCGGGTGGCGTTTCTCGGGAAGGGACGTTGGGCCCGGATTTAATCTTGGTTTTGGCACAAGATGGGACGCTGACTACAAATCCGATTGCTGATTTGGAAGTATTGAAAACCAATGATGTTTGGGTAAAAACCAATGTTCAAAATAGTTTGGATTATGAAGCGAGTTTGCAAGATTTTTATGCCATGAGAATTCGGGAGGCTGCCGGCGCGTTGCCGGGAGAGGTTCAATATGTTGTAAAACGCAATGTTGAAAATGCTCGGGGGGTGTTTTTATTTGAAGAATCTTCGAAGCAAGATCATGTTTTTAGCCTTGCGAATCGACGTTTTTCCGAGGCGATTTTATTGAGGGAGCAAGGGGCCAACGAAGCGTCGGAGGCGGCGATTGAAGATTATGAAGTTTTGCTTACCAATGCGGCAGAACAATGGGGTTATGATTCGGTTAAACCCTTATTGGATGAGCATCGAAAAACCATTGCGAGTATGGCGTTGGGTGAAAATGTTGAGTTTTTGCAACAGGTCGTTGAGCAGACCGCAACGTTGGCGGCCGCGGGAAATTCTTCGGCGCAAAGTCAGGTTCAACTGCAGACTGCCGCGGATCGATTGGGGCTTGCGTTGGAGCTTATTCAAATCGGCGCGTATGACTTGGCAATAAAATCGTTGCAGGATTATCAAACGAATATGAATGAAGTGTTGGGGGATTTGGCGTCGTTGGATAGTGGCGCGCGGAAAGAAGTGGTTTTGCGAATTTTAGGACAAAAAGTGAGAGATCTTGAGATGCTTAAGTTGATTTCCGCGGAATTGGCGGTGCTTACAAACGGGGAAAAAGAGGCGAGCGTTGGGGTTCAGGTCGAGGTGAAGGCTGCGTACGAGGACACGTTGTATCAATTGAACACCTTGGTTTTGAATTTAAAGGAGCGAGCGGTGTTG
The Candidatus Gracilibacteria bacterium genome window above contains:
- a CDS encoding class 1 fructose-bisphosphatase, which produces MKPKNHPDLSRVLEAIGNSVKEIATHIHTVDLGKVGTVNAFGEEQLALDMLSNKIVQDHLTRTGLVALMASEEMEQEVRLPEGRFSVVFDPLDGSSLVDVNLAVGTIFGVYEGREVVGRKGREMIAAGFAVYGPRTTLVISHGEGVNEYRLVRGAESGVEWQSARQGIMVKEGKMFAPGNLRAVADRADYLELVRWWMEQGYTLRYSGGMVPDINQILLKGKGIFSYPGYSEAPQGKLRLLFECAPMAYLLEQAGGAGSDGTMPILDKTIESIHQRTPVYLGSKEEVKRCEERLGRHGAF
- a CDS encoding sigma-70 family RNA polymerase sigma factor — translated: MQKSFFSSAILKFGKKEKNAEERTPLRFVRALKRNKPKPDEDRVQQLVASCQNGDVEAFGVLYDLFVDSIYRYVYYRMDKEEVEDVVENIFVRIWENIDKYKPGECAFSAWLFRIAHNLVVDHYRFHRKHISLRERLPKHLNQSSDDPVDWTQKKMSQKVLREALMELKEPYQQVLVLKYLNGMNNLEIASVLQRNAGNVRILQYRALKALKDILKERNI
- a CDS encoding DUF5667 domain-containing protein, whose amino-acid sequence is MLTKWLHYHHRLDRVEEMLTRLASFVPEVPAVQKKRLKNRVFSCVEKSIAEESLNFEDLENELQKLTLTVAPTAAFKLNTKRNLLDVFTLRKHRVWLGDLVASFWRQRRLASTLVACVLLLTIGFGYIAQFPQVFAAKVSGIQSFQGEVMVDRGAESLAVEDGFLVMEGDVVRTGGNGWVTLAFEDDSLVTLGPSTIVVLSRVWSDPQNEAKTAVHLDLQQGLLWATVVNLLPGESSFVINIGQRETMASFSVDRKAMFDVSALTEQPVTLRVFDQLVDFTTQAGGVSREGTLGPDLILVLAQDGTLTTNPIADLEVLKTNDVWVKTNVQNSLDYEASLQDFYAMRIREAAGALPGEVQYVVKRNVENARGVFLFEESSKQDHVFSLANRRFSEAILLREQGANEASEAAIEDYEVLLTNAAEQWGYDSVKPLLDEHRKTIASMALGENVEFLQQVVEQTATLAAAGNSSAQSQVQLQTAADRLGLALELIQIGAYDLAIKSLQDYQTNMNEVLGDLASLDSGARKEVVLRILGQKVRDLEMLKLISAELAVLTNGEKEASVGVQVEVKAAYEDTLYQLNTLVLNLKERAVLHLSTFLRDSKGDRAVQEEILGRLKKSVPLDFETIQLINDIEEFYASSDTNVIRLNDTKANTLIFPQNEGASNPLNEDVVPVFEGVEVKGA